One Catenulispora sp. EB89 DNA window includes the following coding sequences:
- a CDS encoding LacI family DNA-binding transcriptional regulator: protein MVDIRELARLSGVSPATVSRALNDRAEVSPETRRRILEMAERLGYSPNQPARTLVRRRSDMIGLIWDTGYTNQDRRHPFLLDLFVGIKQTLAESGYHLMVLSTAGAASPGDVTLYLRAAQQHSLAGVIMMGVDATHPAITALVDAGTPCVGIDLPLHRNRTTYVTSDNRAGAATAVRHLHGLGHTAIATITGPLSLMPATERLAGYHAEMARLGLTPDPQHVVDGDFFLASGYEAARRLIELPKPPTAIFAAGDEMAIGALHALADAGLRVPQDMAVVGFDDIEAAALVRPTLTTVAQDRVALGAGAVEALVDALDADDGSASAPLQVATRLVVRGSCGAEAERTPGAR, encoded by the coding sequence ATGGTGGACATCCGCGAGCTGGCACGCCTCAGCGGCGTCTCCCCCGCCACGGTCTCGCGCGCCCTGAACGACCGTGCCGAGGTGAGCCCGGAGACCCGGCGGCGGATCCTGGAGATGGCCGAGCGGCTAGGCTACTCGCCGAACCAGCCGGCGCGCACCCTGGTGCGGCGGCGGTCGGACATGATCGGGCTGATCTGGGACACCGGGTACACCAACCAGGACCGCAGGCATCCGTTCCTCCTGGACCTGTTCGTCGGGATTAAGCAGACGCTAGCCGAGTCCGGCTACCACCTGATGGTGCTGTCCACGGCCGGCGCGGCGAGCCCCGGCGACGTGACGCTCTACCTGCGCGCGGCGCAGCAGCACAGCCTCGCGGGCGTGATCATGATGGGCGTGGACGCCACGCACCCGGCGATCACGGCGCTGGTGGACGCCGGGACGCCGTGCGTCGGGATCGACCTGCCGCTGCACCGGAACCGGACGACGTACGTCACGTCGGACAACCGGGCCGGGGCGGCCACCGCGGTCCGGCACCTGCACGGCCTCGGCCACACCGCGATCGCCACGATCACCGGGCCGCTGAGCCTGATGCCGGCGACCGAGCGGCTGGCGGGGTACCACGCGGAGATGGCGCGGCTGGGCCTCACGCCGGACCCGCAGCACGTCGTCGATGGAGACTTCTTCCTCGCCAGCGGCTACGAGGCGGCGCGCCGGCTGATCGAGCTGCCCAAGCCGCCGACCGCGATCTTCGCCGCCGGCGACGAGATGGCGATCGGCGCGCTGCACGCGCTGGCCGACGCCGGGCTGCGGGTGCCGCAGGACATGGCGGTCGTCGGGTTCGACGACATCGAGGCCGCGGCGCTGGTGCGGCCGACGCTGACGACGGTCGCGCAGGACCGGGTGGCGCTCGGCGCGGGGGCGGTCGAGGCGTTGGTGGACGCGCTGGACGCGGATGACGGGTCGGCCAGTGCGCCTTTGCAGGTGGCTACGCGGTTGGTGGTGCGGGGGTCTTGCGGGGCCGAGGCGGAGAGGACGCCGGGGGCGCGTTAG
- a CDS encoding heparin lyase I family protein, translated as MTTAFHRRRLTVWGAGAAALALTGGAIVVAEAASATGTSSAGTPVTGTSVTSTSAGKVLWKPDTAVGPSSFASVQCATGNFKVVSGGVKGKVWQAYQAAGQERCEALGPTLTEGQTFYVGWSSKVAIADNDDRYVFQLKCDPSTGTANHPIEIDATNGRVRLQEWDLNHVAHPIWTAPIANNQWHSYALKIHLARSGGTIDFWYDGAKQTFTTGSGTFTGTTYDGTSDYLKWGSYHPSPGAASDTFTSPTMATTLPLATAGS; from the coding sequence ATGACCACTGCCTTTCATCGCAGAAGACTCACGGTATGGGGTGCCGGTGCCGCCGCGCTGGCGTTGACCGGCGGGGCGATCGTCGTGGCCGAGGCGGCTTCGGCCACCGGCACGTCGTCCGCCGGCACGCCAGTCACCGGCACGTCAGTCACCAGCACGTCAGCCGGCAAGGTGCTGTGGAAGCCGGACACGGCGGTCGGGCCGTCCTCGTTCGCCTCGGTGCAGTGCGCGACGGGGAACTTCAAGGTCGTCAGCGGCGGCGTGAAGGGCAAGGTCTGGCAGGCGTACCAAGCCGCCGGCCAGGAACGCTGCGAGGCGCTGGGCCCGACCCTGACCGAGGGGCAGACGTTCTACGTCGGCTGGTCGTCCAAGGTCGCCATCGCCGACAACGACGACCGCTACGTCTTCCAGCTCAAGTGCGACCCGAGCACCGGGACCGCCAATCACCCGATCGAGATCGACGCCACGAACGGCCGCGTGCGGCTGCAGGAGTGGGACCTGAACCATGTCGCGCACCCGATCTGGACCGCGCCGATCGCGAACAACCAGTGGCACTCCTACGCGTTGAAGATCCACCTGGCTCGCAGCGGCGGGACCATCGACTTCTGGTACGACGGGGCGAAGCAGACGTTCACGACAGGCTCCGGCACCTTCACCGGGACCACGTACGACGGGACCAGCGACTACCTGAAGTGGGGCTCGTACCATCCCTCGCCCGGGGCCGCGTCCGACACGTTCACCAGCCCGACGATGGCGACGACGTTGCCGTTGGCGACCGCCGGGTCGTGA
- a CDS encoding NEW3 domain-containing protein translates to MSRTTPRRRLFGAVAATVMVFGALTAATPAVSAATGSAGSTGSTGSAAPTAPPPINTHPSYNGLALTPPMGFNDWAGFECNSDMNETLFTKTADQIVKLGLNKLGYDYVNIDDCWMQKTRDANGNLQVDATRFPHGLKWLGDYIHSKGLKFGIYEDAGYQTCQGAAGSYGHFQQDADLYASWGVDYLKLDYCYQPMDQFPGKTASQVAQIVYTEASQALLNEHRPMMFSESAPAYACCSGADFTNELTWLYQHGNLWRFGSDIYDAWPSVLENYSEDNTPGLAQWAGPGHWNDADMLEVGNGGLSPTEEQTQMTLWAEMASPILLSTDLSKLTPTEVGIVANPDVVAVDQDKLGAQGTIVQSGTGYDVLAKPLANGDVSVVLFNKGDTAQTVTTNAATIGLRAGGAPLQLTDLVSKAKSASDGTISASLAPHATVIYRVHPRGDKHLPIHTAATISGAPLAAGVPTPVSVSFGNYGYFDAQQPSVTLKLPAGWTATPSSVRLKNVKPGTSATATFMVTASAPPPGKVTTTLSAAVAYRDRGTPSVDGADLSNVTNTPFPTLAAAFNNIAVTDETNTGPGNFDGDNDSYSAQALATAGATPGASVKAGGTTFTWPSSATGTNDNVAGSGVMVNVTGQGSKLGFLGAEAGFDTDTVTVTYTDGSSSSGSLGFPNWCCSSPTAYGATPAIVTTHRNTPSGPANFGIDYDVFYNSIAIDASKTVKTVTVPNDPAIHIFAMTVQP, encoded by the coding sequence ATGTCCCGCACCACCCCCCGCCGGCGGCTGTTCGGCGCCGTCGCCGCGACCGTGATGGTGTTCGGCGCCCTGACGGCCGCCACGCCGGCGGTCTCAGCCGCCACCGGCAGCGCCGGCAGTACTGGCAGCACCGGTAGCGCCGCCCCGACGGCCCCGCCGCCGATCAACACCCACCCCTCCTACAACGGCCTCGCGCTGACCCCGCCGATGGGCTTCAACGACTGGGCCGGCTTCGAGTGCAACAGCGACATGAACGAGACGCTGTTCACCAAGACCGCCGACCAGATCGTCAAACTGGGCCTGAACAAGCTCGGCTACGACTACGTCAACATCGACGACTGCTGGATGCAGAAGACCCGGGACGCCAACGGCAACCTCCAGGTCGACGCCACCCGCTTCCCGCACGGCCTGAAGTGGCTCGGCGACTACATCCACAGCAAGGGCCTGAAGTTCGGCATCTACGAGGACGCCGGCTACCAGACCTGCCAGGGCGCGGCCGGCAGCTACGGCCACTTCCAGCAGGACGCCGACCTCTACGCCTCCTGGGGCGTGGACTACCTCAAGCTCGACTACTGCTACCAGCCGATGGACCAGTTCCCCGGCAAGACCGCCAGCCAGGTCGCGCAGATCGTCTACACCGAGGCCAGCCAGGCGCTGCTGAACGAGCACCGGCCGATGATGTTCTCCGAGTCGGCCCCGGCCTACGCCTGCTGCTCCGGCGCGGACTTCACCAACGAGCTGACCTGGCTCTACCAGCACGGCAACCTGTGGCGCTTCGGCTCGGACATCTACGACGCCTGGCCGAGCGTGCTGGAGAACTACAGCGAGGACAACACGCCAGGCCTCGCGCAGTGGGCCGGCCCCGGGCACTGGAACGACGCGGACATGCTGGAGGTCGGCAACGGCGGGCTGAGCCCGACCGAGGAGCAGACCCAGATGACGCTGTGGGCCGAGATGGCCTCGCCGATCCTGCTGTCCACGGACCTGTCGAAGCTGACGCCGACCGAGGTCGGGATCGTGGCGAACCCCGACGTGGTGGCCGTGGACCAGGACAAGCTCGGCGCGCAGGGCACGATCGTGCAGTCGGGCACCGGATATGACGTGCTGGCCAAGCCGTTGGCGAACGGCGACGTCTCGGTCGTGTTGTTCAACAAGGGCGACACCGCGCAGACGGTGACGACCAACGCCGCGACCATCGGCCTGCGGGCCGGCGGCGCGCCGCTCCAGCTGACCGATCTGGTGAGCAAGGCCAAGAGCGCCAGCGACGGCACGATCTCCGCATCCCTGGCGCCGCACGCGACGGTCATCTACCGGGTCCATCCCCGGGGCGACAAGCACCTGCCGATCCACACCGCGGCCACGATCAGCGGTGCGCCGCTGGCCGCCGGGGTGCCGACGCCGGTGAGCGTGTCGTTCGGCAACTACGGGTACTTCGATGCGCAACAGCCCTCTGTCACGCTGAAGCTGCCGGCCGGGTGGACCGCGACGCCGTCGTCGGTGCGGTTGAAGAACGTCAAGCCGGGAACGTCGGCGACGGCCACGTTCATGGTCACCGCGAGCGCTCCGCCACCGGGGAAGGTGACGACGACGCTGAGCGCCGCGGTCGCCTACCGCGATCGCGGGACGCCTTCGGTCGACGGCGCCGACTTGTCGAACGTCACGAACACACCGTTCCCGACGTTGGCCGCGGCGTTCAACAACATAGCCGTCACTGACGAGACCAACACCGGCCCCGGGAACTTCGACGGCGACAACGACAGCTACTCGGCGCAGGCACTCGCGACCGCCGGGGCCACCCCGGGAGCCTCGGTCAAAGCCGGCGGCACGACGTTCACCTGGCCGTCGTCGGCGACCGGGACGAACGACAACGTGGCCGGCAGCGGCGTGATGGTGAACGTCACCGGACAGGGGTCGAAGCTCGGCTTCCTCGGCGCGGAGGCCGGGTTCGACACGGACACGGTCACGGTGACGTACACGGACGGCTCGTCCAGCAGCGGGAGCCTCGGCTTCCCGAACTGGTGCTGCTCGTCGCCGACCGCGTACGGGGCGACGCCGGCGATCGTCACCACGCATCGGAACACGCCGAGCGGACCGGCGAACTTCGGGATCGACTACGACGTGTTCTACAACTCGATCGCGATCGACGCCTCGAAGACGGTGAAGACGGTGACCGTGCCGAACGATCCGGCGATCCACATCTTCGCGATGACGGTTCAGCCCTAG
- a CDS encoding ABC transporter ATP-binding protein has translation MTRWAGLWRRMTRAFDVDAVPVTVIDDMAPDPDGWNTGYADTAGTGYRTVARRLPLLIATSIRLAAEASKARTIALLVVQTASSLAGAFSLYATTDVLAPLFGAGATPDRIRAALPSMLVVLVLTASRSLCDSIAKAFAQQLGPMMDARAMIRLQELCTRAELVAFDKADWVDASQRAERGSISARSMLAITQQVLQSLATLIGVAGVLAVLHPVLVPLLLLSVVPRWWAAVRVARLDYKVFVRWVEGRRRQNLLIGLAVTTTSAAAVRALSLSGYLVERYRRITDAYLAERLQLVRAETSSMIVGNAIAGFFTGVVYAVLAFLLWRQAIPLAVGGTAYLAVSRVQQALLGLAMDINELYAEGLYLEDYRSFCDDAAGHLPPAGSESTPEEFDEIRVEDVVFAYQGAKTPAVAGVSLRVRRGQVVAFVGENGAAKTTMAKLLGRLYLPDSGRITWDGRDSAQMDIDTLRSRIAFIDQDHTRFPFTAGENIRIGEWTAEPDPARIEEAARHAGAHQFISALPRGYDTLLERSLSGGLSVSGGQWQRLALARGFFRRAALVIADEPTSSLDAAAEAAFYHRLREYGGTIVMITHRLGNVAECADYIYVFAEGRVAEQGTHAELVSADGWYARSYLLQRQSFEKVETVKRQNGSSSTSTDGNSLPAPIRSS, from the coding sequence ATGACTCGATGGGCCGGGCTCTGGCGGCGGATGACCCGGGCGTTCGACGTGGACGCGGTGCCCGTCACCGTCATCGACGACATGGCGCCGGACCCGGACGGCTGGAACACCGGCTACGCCGACACCGCCGGGACCGGCTACCGCACCGTGGCGCGCCGCCTGCCGCTGCTGATCGCGACCTCGATCCGGCTGGCCGCCGAGGCGTCCAAGGCCCGCACGATCGCGCTGCTGGTCGTACAGACGGCTTCCTCGCTGGCCGGGGCCTTCAGCCTGTACGCCACCACCGACGTGCTGGCCCCGCTGTTCGGCGCCGGCGCCACCCCGGACCGGATCCGCGCGGCACTGCCGTCGATGCTCGTGGTGCTGGTGCTGACTGCTTCCCGGTCGTTGTGCGACTCGATCGCCAAGGCGTTCGCGCAGCAGCTCGGGCCGATGATGGACGCCCGGGCGATGATCCGGCTGCAGGAGCTGTGCACGCGCGCCGAGCTCGTCGCCTTCGACAAGGCCGACTGGGTCGACGCATCGCAGCGCGCCGAGCGCGGCTCCATCTCGGCGCGCAGCATGCTGGCCATCACGCAGCAGGTGTTGCAGAGCCTTGCGACGCTCATCGGCGTGGCCGGGGTGCTTGCCGTGCTGCATCCCGTGCTGGTGCCGCTGCTTCTGCTGTCGGTGGTGCCGCGCTGGTGGGCCGCGGTGCGGGTGGCCCGGTTGGACTACAAGGTCTTCGTGCGCTGGGTCGAGGGCCGGCGCCGGCAGAACCTGTTGATCGGGCTGGCGGTGACGACCACGTCGGCCGCCGCCGTCCGCGCGCTGTCGCTGTCCGGGTACCTGGTCGAGCGCTACCGCCGCATCACCGACGCCTACCTGGCCGAGCGGTTGCAGCTGGTCCGCGCGGAGACATCGTCCATGATTGTGGGGAACGCCATCGCGGGGTTCTTCACCGGTGTGGTCTACGCCGTGCTCGCGTTTCTGTTGTGGCGGCAGGCGATTCCGCTGGCCGTCGGCGGGACGGCGTACCTGGCCGTGAGCCGGGTGCAGCAGGCGCTGCTCGGACTTGCCATGGATATCAATGAACTGTATGCCGAGGGTCTGTACCTGGAGGACTACCGCTCGTTCTGCGACGACGCCGCCGGTCACCTGCCGCCGGCTGGGAGCGAGTCGACGCCCGAGGAGTTCGACGAGATCCGTGTCGAGGACGTGGTGTTCGCTTATCAGGGGGCGAAGACGCCGGCGGTCGCGGGCGTCTCGCTGCGGGTGCGGCGCGGGCAGGTGGTCGCGTTCGTGGGGGAGAACGGCGCGGCCAAGACGACGATGGCCAAGCTGCTCGGCCGGCTGTACTTGCCCGATTCGGGGCGCATCACCTGGGACGGCCGCGACAGCGCGCAGATGGACATCGACACGCTGCGCTCCCGGATCGCCTTCATCGACCAGGACCACACGCGCTTCCCGTTCACCGCGGGGGAGAACATCCGCATCGGGGAGTGGACCGCGGAGCCGGACCCGGCACGGATCGAGGAGGCGGCCCGGCACGCCGGCGCGCACCAGTTCATCAGTGCTCTGCCGCGCGGCTACGACACGCTGCTGGAGCGCAGCCTCAGCGGCGGTCTGTCGGTCTCCGGCGGCCAGTGGCAGCGGCTTGCGCTGGCCCGCGGCTTCTTCCGGCGTGCGGCGCTGGTGATCGCCGACGAGCCCACGTCCAGCCTCGACGCCGCCGCCGAAGCAGCGTTCTACCATCGGCTGCGCGAGTACGGCGGCACGATCGTGATGATCACGCACCGGCTGGGGAACGTCGCCGAATGCGCGGACTACATCTACGTCTTCGCCGAGGGCCGGGTCGCCGAGCAGGGGACGCACGCGGAGCTGGTCTCGGCCGACGGCTGGTACGCGCGGTCCTACCTGCTTCAGCGACAGAGCTTTGAGAAGGTCGAGACCGTCAAGCGTCAGAACGGATCGTCGAGCACCAGCACCGACGGCAACTCGCTGCCGGCGCCCATCCGCAGCAGCTGA